A window of Micromonospora sp. WMMC415 genomic DNA:
CCGAGCCCGACCACGCCGAGCCCGACGACCCCGGAGCCGGACGAGACGGAGCCGGAGACCGCCGCGCCCGGGCCGGACCTGACGGTCCCGGGGGCACCGGGGACAGAGGTCCCGCCGGAGGCGGCGGGCACTGACAACGGGTGATCCGCCCGACCGGAGCGGCGTCCCAGCGGGCGCCGCTCCGGCCACGGCGGACGTTTCTGCGCGTACCCCCGAGGGGTACGGGCGTCGCGGCTGCCGTGGGCGGCAGGCGTCAGGTGGCGGTGAGGACCTGGCGCAGGGTGACGGCGAACGCGTCCGGGTCGCCCTGCATGCCGAACTCGCCGCTCATGAAGCCGGCGTGGTGGCTGGGGAAGGTGACCGCCGTGGTGCCGAGCCGCTCGGCGACGGCCAGCCCCGCCCGGTGGGCCAGCTCGCCCGCGGACGCGGCGCCGACACCCACCACGATGCGGGTCGGTGCCGCCCGCAGGGCGTCGAAGTCGGGCTCGTAGTGCGTGCAGGTCATGATGTTCTGGCCGAACATGGGGTCGCCGCGGGTGCCGTCGTCCTCACTCGGCAGTCCGAGGTCGGCCGGGGACGGCGCGGGCCGCTCGGCGAACCCCGCCGGGAGCGGGCCCCGATGGCTGACGACCGCGATGAACTTCGCCATCGCCGGGCCGAAGCCCTCCCGGTCGTACGTCCGGCGGATGTGCACGACCGCCGCCAGCGCCTCCTCCCGGTCGGGCAGCACCTGGGCGGCGGGCGGCTCGTGTGCCACCAGGGTGCGCACCTGCTCCGGGTGCCGGGCCACCAGCGCGAGCGCGTTCACCGCGCCGCCGCTGCTGGCGAAGATGTCGACCGGTCCACGGCCGAGCGCGTCGATCAGCCGGTGCAGGTCGTCGGCGTGCTGTTCGGGCGTCGACTCGGCGCCGTCGTCCGTCCGCTCGCTCCGGCCGATCCCGCGCGGGTCGTACGTCACCACCGTGCGGTCGCCGAAGTGCTCCGCCAGGCTGGCGAAGCCGCTGGCCGCCATCGGTGACCCGATCATCAACAGGATCGGCTCGCTGGTCGCCTCGGCCTCGCGGACGTCGTAGTGCAGGACGGCGCCGGGCACGTCGAGGGTGTGCGGCATCAGTCGCCCTTCCTGTCGTGGGACGCCCGGTCGACGCCCTTGTGGACGCGTACGGTGCGCTCGACGAGCTCACGTAGCGCGCCCTCGTCGACGTTGTCGAGCCGCTTGAGGTAGAGGCAACCCTTGCCGGTCTTGTGCGGACCGAGCCGGGTGAGCAGCGCCGGGTAACGCTCCTCGTAGCCGCCGACCAGGTAGACGACGAGCTGCTGCCTGCGCGGCGAGAAGCCGACCAGCGGCCAGTCACCCGTGCGCCCGCTTCCGTAGGTGTAGCGGTAGCTCCCGAAGCCGACGATGCTCGGCCCCCACATCACCGGCGGCTCACCGGTGATGTCGCGCAGGATCCCGCACAGGCGGAGCGCGTCGGCCCGCCGGCGCTCGTCGGGAACCGCCGCGAGGAACTCGTCGACACTGGCGTCGGTCGGCACGGTCACCGGCTGCTTCGATGTGGCCACGACGGCGATGCTGCCACGCCGGTACGACATCCGCCCGGATTCGTCCGCAGCAGCGACGGCAGCCGGTCAGGGAGCACCGGCGGCGGTGCGCGGCCCACCGATCTTGGAAGAATCCGACCCCTGGAGGGGCCCGATTCCTCCAAGATCTCCAAGCGGTCAGTCCCGGGCTCGGGCCCAGCCGGTGAAGCGTTCCGTGAGGCGGGCCGGCGGGACGTCGTGGTCGAGCGCGGCGAGCTGTTCGGCCGCCTCGACCTGAAGGGTGGCGAGGTAGATCAGCAGGGCGGCCCGGTCATGGCGGTACTCACCGAGGAGCCGTAGCTTCGCCGGCGAGCACGGCCAGGCGATCCCGCAGGCGACGCACCGCCAGGTCGGCCGGGACGGCACGTGCTCGGGGCGGCGCGGCATCAGGGCCGGGCCTCGTCGCGGGCCCACGGCAGGGCCGCCGGCACGGGGAAGGGCCAGGCCCGGAACACGACCGTCCCGGCGCCCTTCCAGCACTCGTGCGGGCCGTCGTGCCCGGGGACGAGATTGCAGGTCGCGCGCCAGCGTCCCGCGCCGTCGACCGCACCGCAGATCTTTCCGAGTACGCGGGCCGCGTCGTAATCCGCAAGACTCACGAGCCTGCCGCCTCCCTCGACCGTTGGAGGGGCCGCCCCACCCGTCCTGCCGGGACGGCCCCGCGACTGGACGCGACCGCCGGGCTTCGGGTACCTCCACCGGCCGCGCCGTCCACAAAGAACCCTGCACGCTGTTGCCGACCGGATACACAGCGTTGCAGGATGTGCTCGGGACGTTCGGGATGAAGGAGGGCCGCCAGGGGATGAACCGGTTGGTGATGGTCGCCATGACGGAGGCAGGGGAGACGGCCGAGAGTCTGGCCGCACAGGTTGGAGTGGACCCGAAGACCGCACAGCGTTGGGTGACCCACGGACGGATCCCGCAGACCCGGCACCGCGCCCAGGTGGCATCGATCCTCGGGAAGGACGTCCTGGAGCTGTGGCCGGACGCGTTGAAGCGCCGCGAGCCGGCCTGGTTCCGGCCCTGGACAGACATCGAGCGCGAGGCCACCGGGCTGCGCTGGTACGAGCACGCCGTTCTACCAGGACTTCTCCAGACCGAGGCATATGCCCGAGCCGTTCTCGCCAGCGGTCCACTCAACGCCGATGCGGAGGTGTATGTCGAGTCCCGGCTCCGGAGGCAGGCTGCGGTGCTCGACCGTCCCCGGCCGCCGTTGACGGTGTGCGTGATCGATGAAGCGGCGTTGCGCCGGGGCCCCGCCGAGATCATGCACCCGCAGCTCGATCATCTCGTGGCGATGGCCGAGCGGCCGAACGTCATGGTGCACGTGGTGCCGTTCACGGCAGGGCTGCACCCGGGTCAGGCCGGCCCGTTCATCATCGCCACGACGGCGGACGGTGAAGAGGTCGGCTACCTCGATGACCAAGCGGCCGGGCGCATCACAAACGACGTTGCCGCCCTCTGGGCTGTCTGGGATACCGTGAGGTCCGTTGCACTTCCGCGAGACCAGTCCATCGACTTTCTGCGAGCACGAACATGGCTGACCTGACCCGCGCGCGATGGCGTACCAGCACCCGTAGCAGTTCGAACGGCGGCGCGTGCGTCGAGGTCGCCGACAACCTGCCCGGCGTCGTTCTCGTGCGCGACACGAAGGACCGCGACGGCGGCACCCTGGCGTTCACGCCAGCCGCCTGGCGGGCCTTCGTCGTCCAGGTCGCCGAACGTGCCTGAGCCGGCCCCGACGAGCACGTGAGCAGGGCCACCGAGGAGACCAACCGGGCGATGCTGCGCGCCCGCGACGCCATGGACCGGGCGTACGCGGACCCACTCGACATCCCCGCCCTCGCGAAGATCGCGTACGTCTCCGAGGCGCACTTCATCCGGACCTTCCGGGCGACGTTCGGCGAGACCCCGCACCGCTACCTGCAGCGCCGGCGGGTGGAGCGGGCCATGGACCTGCTCCTGAACACCGCGCAGGGCGTGACGGACATCTGCTACGCCGTCGGCTTCAGCAGCCTCGGCACGTTCAGCCGTACCTTTCGGCAGATCGTCGGCGAGTCGCCCACCGACTTCCGCAAGCGGCGGACGGCGCCGGCCGCGCCGGTGCCGAGCTGCTTCACCAAGGCCTGGACCCGGCCCAGCAGTTTTGGATAAGCAGCAGGTCAGGGGCGACCACTAGCGTTCCCGGCATGACGATGAACGCGATTTCCCGCTCCCAGATCTACGTCCTCGACCAGGACGAGGCGCTCGACTTCTACGTCGGCAAGCTCGGCCTGGAGGTCAACACCGACCAGGACCTCGGCTTCATGCGCTGGCTGACGGTCAACGTGCCCGGCGACCCGCAGCGCGAGATCCTGCTGGAGCGGCCCGGCCCACCGAACCTCGACCCGGCCACCGCCGAGCAGGTCCGCGAGCTGCTCACCAAGGGCGCGGCGGGTGGCTTCCTCTTCATGACCACCGACGACGCCCACAAGACGTACGAGGACCTGGTCGCCAAGGGCGTCGACATCACCGACGAGCCGATGGAGCGGCCGTACGGCATCGACTTCGGCATCCGCGACCCGTTCGGCAACAAGATCCGGATCGGTCAGATGTTTCCCCGGGGCTGAGGAGCCGGACGCCGGCCCCGGACCGGGGCCACGGCGGAGACACCCGTCGCGGCCCCGGCACCCGAACCGGTCAGGACGTCACGACGCCCACGTCGACCACGGTCTCCGTGCCTGCCGCCACATCGATCACGACGCTCCCGGCGAAGAGGTAGTAGCTCCCCGGATCCGTCAGGGGCACGACGTCGGAGTCCGTCGCGTCGTCACCCACGTTCGGCGGGCTGAAGGAGCGCGTGTAGTACGGATCGACGGCGGCCTGGACAACGTACCGCCCGGGCTTCACCGGGAGCTGCCAGGTGCCGTCCGGGCTCACCGTGACCGGGTGCTCGAGCGGATCGCCGTCGGCTGGGTCCTGCCGGAGGACCGTCATCCCCTCGACCGCCCAGTCGGCACCGGTCTCGCCGGCCTCGCGGATGCCGTCCCGGTCGTGGTCCGTCCAGACCAGGCCGCGCAGGATGCCGGGCTCGACGACCGTGACGGTGGCGCTGGCCTCGTTGTTCGCCGTGTTCTCCTCGGTCGTCGAGGAGGACTTGACCGTCGCCGTCGCCACCGGAGCGTCGCCCGGGGCGAGCTGCTCGACCGCCATCGTGATGGTCAGCGGCTCCGAGGTGGCACCCGTGGCCAGGCCGAGCGAGTAGGCGCAGCCGTACGACGTGACGCCCGTGACGGTGTCCGTGCCGAGGGAGCAGTCCCAGCCGTACGGGCCGTTGCCCGTGACGCCGCGCATGCCGGCCGGGACGGGCAGCTCGACATGGACGCCGTCGGTGGCGGCCCCGCTGTTGTGGGCCTCGATCCAGTACGTGACCTGGCCGCCGACGATCACCGAAGTCGGCTTGGCGACCATGCTGACGGTCAGGTCCGGCGCGACGTGCCGGTAGGTGACGGAGCCGCTGTTGTTGGTGAGCACCTCCTCCTTGCTGGTGGTGGTCGCCACCGCACCGACCACCACCGACTCGTCGGTGCCACCCGGAGGGACGTAGACGCCCAGCCGCAACGACGGCGCGGTCACCTCGCCGGCCGCCAGTGAGCCGTACGAGCAGGTCCAGACCGGTTCGCCATAGGTGCAGTTCCAGCCGGGCGGGGACGGGTTCTCCCCGCCGCTGCCGGGGAGGACGCCGGCGGGACGGGAGATGGTGAGCGACACGTCGTTGGCCGTGCCGGTGCCGACGTTGCGGACCTCGACGGTCATGGTCGTCCAGCCGCCCTCGACGGGGACCTCGGTCGGCTCGGCGGTCACGGTGACCCTGAGGTCGGCCCGCTTCGGCGCAGCGGTCGCCGGGGTGGCCGGCGTGACGCCGACCGCGACGAGGGCGGCCAGCGTTGCTGCGGCCGCTCGGGCCCAGCGGTTGTTGATCGTTCTCCGGTGCATGTCATCCTTCCGTATCCGAACGGATCGCACACTGCGTCCGCTCGTACGGCGTCGCACTCGTTCGATCGGTTACATAGGACGGTGAGGGCGAAGCGGCGGCTCGCGGGTTGAGGAGTGATCAGGTGCCGAGTCGACTGTTGTTCCTGACCCGGCACGGGGAGCCGGACCACCCACCGAGCGGAGAGTCGGCGGCCTCGGGGCTGTCCGTGCGGGGCCGGCGGCAGGCGTCGCTGCTCGGCGAGCGGCTGCGGGAGGCGTCCCTCGACGCCGTTCACCACGGCCCGCTGCCCCGGGCCGCCGAGACGGGCGGGCTGGTCGCCGCGGCCCTGCCCGGGGTGCCGGTGCACGTCACCGACCTCGCCGGGGACCACCTGCCGCACGACACCGACCCGGCCGGGCTGCCGCCGTCGTACGCCCGTTTCCTGGACGGCTTCCCGCCCGCCGAGCGGGCCGACGGGCCGCGGGTGACGGCGGCGGCCGTGCGGCGGTTCGCCCGGCCGCCGGTCGAGGGGGACGTCCGCGAACTGGTGGTCACCCACGCGTTCCTGATCGCCTGGCTGGTCCGGGAGGCCCTGGACGCCCCCGCCCCGCGCTGGCTCGGGCTGAACCCGCAGCACTGCGGGCTGACCGCCATCCGCTACGTCGACGGATTGCCGCCCCGGCTGGTCGCCTTCAACGACGTGGCGCACCTGCCGCCCGAGCTGCGGGGCACCGGGCTGCCGCCGGAATACCGGGTGTGACGGGGCGTCGGCACCGCTAACGTCCCGCCCATGTCCGAACTGCCCAAGGCCGAGTTCGCCTTCCCCGGCCCGCTGCGGGACCGGCTGGTCGCCGCGATCCTGTCCGGCGCGAAGACCACCACGACGGGGCTGCTGATCGGGTACGAGCACGACGGCGAGCCGCTGCCCGTGGCCGGTGGTCGCTCCGTCGTCGTTGACTCGGCCGACCGTCCGGTGGCGGTGATCGAACTGACCGACGTGCGGGTGCTGCGCCTCGGCGACGTCGACCTCGCGCACGCGCGGGACGAGGGCGAGGGGTTCGAGACGGTCGCCGACTGGCGGACCGGGCACGAGGAGTTCTGGCACGGCGCGGAGTTCCGTGACTTCCTCGGCGACCCGGACTTCACCGTCGACGATGACACCCTCGCGGTGGCCGAGCGGTTCCGGGTGGTCGAACGGCTCTGA
This region includes:
- a CDS encoding alpha/beta fold hydrolase, which gives rise to MPHTLDVPGAVLHYDVREAEATSEPILLMIGSPMAASGFASLAEHFGDRTVVTYDPRGIGRSERTDDGAESTPEQHADDLHRLIDALGRGPVDIFASSGGAVNALALVARHPEQVRTLVAHEPPAAQVLPDREEALAAVVHIRRTYDREGFGPAMAKFIAVVSHRGPLPAGFAERPAPSPADLGLPSEDDGTRGDPMFGQNIMTCTHYEPDFDALRAAPTRIVVGVGAASAGELAHRAGLAVAERLGTTAVTFPSHHAGFMSGEFGMQGDPDAFAVTLRQVLTAT
- a CDS encoding DUF1801 domain-containing protein, with the protein product MATSKQPVTVPTDASVDEFLAAVPDERRRADALRLCGILRDITGEPPVMWGPSIVGFGSYRYTYGSGRTGDWPLVGFSPRRQQLVVYLVGGYEERYPALLTRLGPHKTGKGCLYLKRLDNVDEGALRELVERTVRVHKGVDRASHDRKGD
- a CDS encoding flavin reductase, encoding MPRRPEHVPSRPTWRCVACGIAWPCSPAKLRLLGEYRHDRAALLIYLATLQVEAAEQLAALDHDVPPARLTERFTGWARARD
- a CDS encoding DUF5753 domain-containing protein, whose translation is MNRLVMVAMTEAGETAESLAAQVGVDPKTAQRWVTHGRIPQTRHRAQVASILGKDVLELWPDALKRREPAWFRPWTDIEREATGLRWYEHAVLPGLLQTEAYARAVLASGPLNADAEVYVESRLRRQAAVLDRPRPPLTVCVIDEAALRRGPAEIMHPQLDHLVAMAERPNVMVHVVPFTAGLHPGQAGPFIIATTADGEEVGYLDDQAAGRITNDVAALWAVWDTVRSVALPRDQSIDFLRARTWLT
- a CDS encoding DUF397 domain-containing protein, yielding MADLTRARWRTSTRSSSNGGACVEVADNLPGVVLVRDTKDRDGGTLAFTPAAWRAFVVQVAERA
- a CDS encoding helix-turn-helix domain-containing protein is translated as MSRATEETNRAMLRARDAMDRAYADPLDIPALAKIAYVSEAHFIRTFRATFGETPHRYLQRRRVERAMDLLLNTAQGVTDICYAVGFSSLGTFSRTFRQIVGESPTDFRKRRTAPAAPVPSCFTKAWTRPSSFG
- a CDS encoding VOC family protein, encoding MTMNAISRSQIYVLDQDEALDFYVGKLGLEVNTDQDLGFMRWLTVNVPGDPQREILLERPGPPNLDPATAEQVRELLTKGAAGGFLFMTTDDAHKTYEDLVAKGVDITDEPMERPYGIDFGIRDPFGNKIRIGQMFPRG
- a CDS encoding SdrD B-like domain-containing protein, translated to MHRRTINNRWARAAAATLAALVAVGVTPATPATAAPKRADLRVTVTAEPTEVPVEGGWTTMTVEVRNVGTGTANDVSLTISRPAGVLPGSGGENPSPPGWNCTYGEPVWTCSYGSLAAGEVTAPSLRLGVYVPPGGTDESVVVGAVATTTSKEEVLTNNSGSVTYRHVAPDLTVSMVAKPTSVIVGGQVTYWIEAHNSGAATDGVHVELPVPAGMRGVTGNGPYGWDCSLGTDTVTGVTSYGCAYSLGLATGATSEPLTITMAVEQLAPGDAPVATATVKSSSTTEENTANNEASATVTVVEPGILRGLVWTDHDRDGIREAGETGADWAVEGMTVLRQDPADGDPLEHPVTVSPDGTWQLPVKPGRYVVQAAVDPYYTRSFSPPNVGDDATDSDVVPLTDPGSYYLFAGSVVIDVAAGTETVVDVGVVTS
- a CDS encoding histidine phosphatase family protein, encoding MPSRLLFLTRHGEPDHPPSGESAASGLSVRGRRQASLLGERLREASLDAVHHGPLPRAAETGGLVAAALPGVPVHVTDLAGDHLPHDTDPAGLPPSYARFLDGFPPAERADGPRVTAAAVRRFARPPVEGDVRELVVTHAFLIAWLVREALDAPAPRWLGLNPQHCGLTAIRYVDGLPPRLVAFNDVAHLPPELRGTGLPPEYRV
- a CDS encoding ASCH domain-containing protein gives rise to the protein MSELPKAEFAFPGPLRDRLVAAILSGAKTTTTGLLIGYEHDGEPLPVAGGRSVVVDSADRPVAVIELTDVRVLRLGDVDLAHARDEGEGFETVADWRTGHEEFWHGAEFRDFLGDPDFTVDDDTLAVAERFRVVERL